One segment of Curtobacterium sp. MR_MD2014 DNA contains the following:
- a CDS encoding GrpB family protein: protein MATHPLWRPFTADGNAARQSQRVAFRQVDPGSLQDHDPRWADAFARVRDLVAGALGADHTIAHVGSTAVPGMIAKPVIDADLLVPDLGDERTWLPELEAVGFRLVFRDVIAGDPHRQLTLGDPNTNLHVWQPGAAEPQRHRLFVEWLRSHPEDRQVYADAKAAAVNAGNGLRYNDAKAAVVHEIYERAFASDPHHAHDAQPRP from the coding sequence GTGGCCACACACCCGCTCTGGCGGCCGTTCACCGCAGACGGCAACGCAGCCCGTCAGTCGCAGCGTGTCGCGTTCCGACAGGTCGACCCTGGCAGCCTCCAGGACCACGACCCACGTTGGGCCGATGCGTTCGCGCGCGTACGGGACCTCGTCGCAGGTGCGCTCGGCGCCGATCACACCATCGCGCACGTCGGCTCGACTGCCGTTCCCGGGATGATCGCCAAGCCGGTCATCGACGCCGACCTGCTCGTGCCCGACCTCGGTGATGAACGCACCTGGCTCCCGGAGCTCGAGGCCGTCGGGTTCCGTCTGGTCTTCCGCGACGTGATCGCCGGTGACCCGCACCGGCAGCTCACCCTCGGCGATCCCAACACCAACCTGCACGTGTGGCAGCCGGGGGCAGCGGAGCCGCAACGGCATCGCCTGTTCGTGGAGTGGTTGCGATCCCACCCCGAGGACCGGCAGGTGTACGCGGACGCGAAGGCAGCGGCCGTGAACGCCGGCAACGGCCTGCGCTACAACGACGCGAAGGCCGCTGTCGTCCACGAGATCTACGAACGAGCCTTCGCATCGGATCCGCATCACGCCCACGACGCTCAGCCGCGGCCATGA
- a CDS encoding chemotaxis protein CheY has product MDNQNSISPAEARTLLDTADRLSRRAHESTRWPYVTFILALGMVTSFGTLGMGLTTGSAFGLTYVGTLAAFFALIVFFAVSIRGRAAFARSRRWTIYIASWFVTYGAAIAVVAWAHGSVLWSGITSGAILAVTMACASYEARR; this is encoded by the coding sequence ATGGACAACCAGAACAGCATCAGCCCGGCAGAGGCGCGGACGCTCCTCGACACCGCCGATCGCCTCAGTCGACGAGCGCACGAGTCCACCCGGTGGCCGTACGTGACGTTCATCCTCGCGCTCGGCATGGTGACCTCGTTCGGGACCCTCGGGATGGGTCTGACGACCGGCTCGGCCTTCGGCCTCACCTACGTCGGCACACTCGCCGCCTTCTTCGCGTTGATCGTGTTCTTCGCGGTGTCCATCCGCGGGCGAGCGGCCTTCGCGCGGAGCCGTCGATGGACGATCTACATCGCGAGCTGGTTCGTCACCTACGGGGCTGCAATCGCCGTCGTCGCCTGGGCGCACGGATCCGTCCTGTGGTCCGGGATCACTTCCGGAGCGATCCTGGCGGTCACGATGGCCTGCGCGTCGTACGAGGCACGACGATGA
- a CDS encoding winged helix-turn-helix domain-containing protein encodes MTSTNQAPVHPRHRLDGHLLNPVRFSIMAALDRATTLGFREVRDAVEVTDSALSKQVALLETAGYVAVGKAFTGKTPRTSLTVTREGRTAWRAHLAALQEIADPS; translated from the coding sequence ATGACGTCGACGAACCAGGCACCGGTCCATCCCCGTCACCGGCTCGACGGTCACTTGCTGAATCCGGTCCGCTTCTCGATCATGGCCGCACTCGACCGTGCCACCACGCTGGGGTTCCGCGAGGTCCGCGACGCCGTCGAGGTCACCGACTCGGCGCTGAGCAAGCAGGTCGCGCTCCTCGAGACGGCGGGGTACGTCGCCGTCGGGAAGGCCTTCACGGGGAAGACCCCCCGGACGTCGCTCACCGTCACACGCGAGGGTCGGACGGCGTGGCGTGCGCACCTCGCAGCGCTCCAGGAGATCGCCGACCCGTCCTGA
- a CDS encoding HD domain-containing protein: protein MHREAVDTLGNDGVYFDPLWRIEVRLTATEQRLLRTWPVRRLAFIAHAGAASITTVQTYSRLEHSLGVLALVAHFAPEHQPARTAALLHDVGHLPFSHTLEGLAGLDHHDLTRQRITALFATDAALAGDAETIIALDDGSIPSPLTASHGGLKLDHLDSFLRSGQAHGRTRSAPHELLRRLHLSDGAVDADPVDAVELADLAISEALAQRSAANLVPVAVVRGLVSRLFDTGALEPTELAGMTDDELWSVLLSSAATRADAASLRRHPQRWQLRHHSDDSCGEPFSHVVRRSYLDLPRSGGRTTSDPRVAALQEDLPMWVSAKRSDDRTHVA, encoded by the coding sequence GTGCACCGAGAAGCGGTCGACACGTTGGGGAACGACGGGGTGTACTTCGACCCACTGTGGCGGATCGAGGTGCGCCTCACGGCGACCGAACAGCGTCTCCTCCGCACCTGGCCGGTGCGGCGTCTCGCCTTCATCGCCCACGCAGGAGCCGCGTCGATCACGACGGTGCAGACGTACTCTCGCCTCGAGCACTCGCTCGGGGTACTCGCACTCGTGGCCCACTTCGCGCCCGAGCACCAGCCCGCGCGCACCGCTGCGTTGCTGCACGACGTCGGCCACCTCCCGTTCAGCCACACGCTCGAGGGTCTCGCAGGCCTCGACCACCACGACCTCACCCGACAGCGGATCACCGCGTTGTTCGCCACCGATGCGGCACTCGCTGGCGATGCCGAGACGATCATCGCACTCGACGACGGAAGCATCCCTTCGCCGCTCACGGCGTCGCACGGCGGCCTGAAGCTGGACCACCTCGACTCGTTCCTCCGCAGCGGACAGGCCCACGGGCGCACACGATCAGCACCGCACGAACTCCTGCGACGGCTGCATCTGAGCGACGGTGCCGTCGATGCCGATCCGGTCGATGCTGTCGAACTGGCGGACCTCGCGATCAGCGAAGCACTTGCCCAGAGGAGCGCGGCGAACCTCGTGCCCGTCGCCGTCGTGCGGGGCCTGGTGAGCCGCCTCTTCGACACGGGAGCCCTCGAACCGACCGAGTTGGCCGGCATGACCGACGACGAACTGTGGTCAGTGCTCCTCTCCAGCGCCGCGACCCGTGCCGACGCAGCGTCGTTGCGACGGCATCCTCAGCGGTGGCAGCTTCGCCATCACAGCGACGACAGTTGCGGCGAACCCTTCTCGCACGTGGTCCGACGCAGCTACCTCGACCTCCCCAGGAGTGGCGGTCGCACCACCTCCGACCCGCGCGTCGCCGCCCTGCAGGAGGACCTCCCGATGTGGGTGAGCGCGAAGCGGAGCGACGATCGGACGCACGTCGCCTGA
- a CDS encoding TetR/AcrR family transcriptional regulator, whose translation MPRPRKFDEAEVVERARRTFAESGFDGTSLDDLLAATGLGRQSQYNTFGGKKELFMRAFLSDTADAVEVVQSVLRSAEHPIARIRTQLVSAAVEHGAAQGPPSLLLRAAVELSARDPEVAATVTEAFDTIRAGYTACIVDAQAAGEVEAAADAEALGTYFCAVIEGMGAIGRVGTSRAALLQVGIASLAALPITPLGAEHLGTADGPWD comes from the coding sequence ATGCCCCGACCGCGCAAGTTCGACGAGGCCGAAGTGGTCGAGCGCGCCCGGCGCACGTTCGCGGAGTCCGGGTTCGACGGCACGTCGCTCGACGACCTGCTGGCAGCGACGGGGCTCGGTCGGCAGAGCCAGTACAACACGTTCGGAGGCAAGAAGGAACTCTTCATGCGCGCGTTCCTCAGCGACACCGCCGACGCCGTCGAGGTCGTGCAGTCCGTCCTGCGGAGCGCCGAGCACCCGATCGCGCGGATCCGGACGCAGCTGGTCTCCGCTGCGGTCGAGCACGGGGCGGCGCAGGGTCCGCCGTCACTGCTGCTCCGCGCGGCGGTGGAGCTGTCCGCTCGGGATCCCGAGGTGGCCGCGACCGTGACCGAGGCCTTCGACACCATCCGCGCTGGCTACACGGCCTGCATCGTGGACGCGCAGGCAGCCGGCGAGGTCGAGGCTGCCGCCGACGCCGAGGCGCTCGGCACCTACTTCTGCGCGGTCATCGAGGGGATGGGGGCGATCGGACGCGTCGGGACCTCACGAGCGGCGCTCCTGCAGGTGGGGATCGCGAGCCTCGCGGCACTGCCGATCACACCGCTGGGTGCAGAGCACCTCGGAACCGCGGACGGTCCCTGGGACTGA
- a CDS encoding SDR family oxidoreductase has product MNTVVPGPTGTPGLAGPATGSPDAMLQQMASGLPFCRLLRPEEVAATVLFLVSDQSSGMTGSELLIDGGSSIACASFPGQYRRHD; this is encoded by the coding sequence ATCAACACCGTCGTCCCCGGGCCGACAGGGACGCCGGGGCTCGCGGGACCCGCTACGGGCAGTCCGGACGCGATGCTCCAGCAGATGGCGAGCGGTCTGCCGTTCTGTCGACTCCTCCGTCCCGAGGAGGTCGCCGCCACGGTGCTCTTCCTCGTGTCCGACCAGAGCTCGGGGATGACGGGAAGCGAGCTCCTCATCGACGGCGGCAGCAGCATCGCCTGCGCCAGCTTCCCTGGCCAGTATCGCCGCCACGATTAG
- the drt3b gene encoding antiviral reverse transcriptase Drt3b has translation MSKSRRGIKHGPGRVVLSDTLPFELPVGFDNSAWYSFLNLAKFEWDADGYKFRADKDGLHELVLKIVFGGVAEVSVASAERLEVRFFKRPSPTVPFQFVINTRNGRGRLLSVPHPAIQLRIARFYDKYRALILHHSRRSNFSLRAPSRVARYTTVRDSLFAADRDRSTRETVEVRDRESRALHSYFVYREVASLHRFYESRSYREAEKHYSMLTRLDLSRCFDSIYTHSIAWALHEREVVKRSVASHKMTFAGEFDALMQLMNDNETNGILIGPEVSRIFAEMILQGADRSLERVLRSREVVHGRDYQVLRYVDDYFIFHNDPAVERVIVSELENELRPYKMNLNSAKEERLSAPYISPMSSAKRALNRAISRQLPLPATDSNIVTGEYVVRNLLHEFKTVVLQSGLSAADLANYSTAVVELRLEEVLRAAAHGADPELSALSSATSAHLLALVSGSMEFLFYVYGSTPLVSGAVKLARAVAMVRRFMSEWNFPYSSRLLVDELIGRECSRLLRRMKLEAGVESVYLLDVLAELPRDFDLSEAEFRHVTGGLSFEANTGELALLEVFGVLRYAGPRAHLQPFVLASERWLKTRAAELQKLQRPSSELVLLVLDAIASPWVDDAVKGHLLRLFVPKASNSKAVELAALQEGWFGRWRWDDLYAELRLKRVHEVY, from the coding sequence TTGAGTAAATCACGTAGAGGTATCAAGCATGGCCCAGGACGAGTTGTTCTCTCAGATACTCTGCCGTTCGAGTTGCCAGTGGGATTCGACAATAGCGCCTGGTATTCGTTTCTCAATCTTGCTAAATTCGAATGGGATGCCGACGGCTATAAGTTCCGAGCAGACAAAGACGGGCTTCATGAACTCGTTCTGAAAATCGTATTCGGCGGAGTGGCTGAAGTGAGCGTTGCGTCAGCTGAGCGCTTAGAGGTCAGGTTCTTCAAGCGGCCTAGTCCCACCGTTCCTTTCCAGTTTGTAATCAACACTCGGAATGGCAGGGGTCGACTGCTGTCGGTGCCTCATCCGGCTATCCAGCTCCGCATCGCTCGCTTCTACGATAAGTACCGCGCCCTTATTCTTCACCACTCACGTAGGAGCAACTTCTCGCTGAGGGCCCCGAGTCGAGTTGCACGCTACACTACTGTTCGCGATTCTCTTTTCGCCGCCGATCGTGATCGATCGACTCGAGAGACCGTCGAGGTGAGGGATAGGGAGTCTCGCGCTCTTCACTCATACTTTGTGTATCGGGAAGTGGCTAGTCTTCACCGCTTCTACGAGTCCCGCAGCTACCGGGAGGCCGAAAAGCACTATTCGATGCTTACTCGCCTCGATCTTTCTCGCTGCTTCGATAGTATCTATACTCATTCGATTGCTTGGGCTTTGCACGAGCGTGAAGTTGTCAAGCGAAGTGTTGCATCGCACAAGATGACATTCGCGGGCGAGTTCGACGCCTTGATGCAACTGATGAATGATAACGAGACTAACGGCATTCTTATTGGCCCGGAGGTCTCTCGCATATTCGCAGAGATGATCCTCCAGGGTGCGGATCGCTCACTTGAGCGGGTGCTGCGCTCGCGAGAAGTCGTTCACGGCCGTGACTATCAAGTACTCCGGTATGTTGACGATTACTTCATTTTCCACAACGACCCGGCTGTGGAGCGTGTCATTGTGTCAGAGCTTGAGAACGAGTTGCGGCCTTATAAGATGAACTTGAACTCAGCCAAAGAAGAGCGACTGAGTGCGCCATATATTTCACCGATGTCGAGCGCGAAACGAGCATTGAATCGCGCCATATCTAGGCAGCTGCCACTACCAGCGACGGACTCAAATATTGTCACGGGCGAATATGTTGTCCGAAATTTGCTTCATGAGTTCAAGACGGTAGTCCTGCAAAGCGGACTTTCTGCGGCCGATCTCGCAAATTACTCGACGGCTGTGGTCGAGTTACGTCTTGAGGAGGTCCTGCGAGCCGCCGCTCATGGAGCCGATCCAGAACTCAGCGCGCTTTCGTCCGCAACTTCGGCGCACCTCCTTGCGCTGGTGTCGGGGTCGATGGAGTTTTTGTTCTACGTGTATGGTTCGACACCGCTCGTGTCGGGCGCCGTCAAGTTGGCTCGGGCAGTCGCTATGGTGCGTCGCTTCATGTCCGAATGGAACTTTCCTTACTCATCGCGGTTGCTTGTCGATGAATTGATTGGACGCGAATGCTCCCGGCTACTCCGGCGCATGAAGCTCGAGGCAGGGGTTGAATCCGTCTACCTTCTAGACGTTCTAGCGGAGCTCCCGCGGGACTTCGACCTTTCCGAAGCGGAGTTCAGGCATGTCACCGGCGGTCTCTCTTTCGAAGCGAATACCGGTGAACTTGCACTACTGGAGGTTTTCGGTGTTTTGCGATACGCAGGGCCAAGGGCCCATCTTCAGCCGTTCGTTCTTGCATCAGAGCGTTGGTTGAAAACTCGCGCTGCCGAGCTTCAGAAGTTGCAGCGTCCTAGTTCCGAGTTGGTTCTATTGGTTTTGGATGCAATTGCGTCTCCCTGGGTGGACGATGCAGTGAAGGGGCACCTCTTGCGGCTCTTTGTTCCGAAGGCGAGCAACTCCAAAGCGGTGGAGCTGGCCGCGCTCCAAGAGGGCTGGTTCGGCCGTTGGCGTTGGGACGATCTGTATGCGGAGTTGCGTTTGAAGCGCGTTCATGAGGTATATTGA
- the drt3a gene encoding antiviral reverse transcriptase Drt3a, with protein sequence MLTTWDDALRLAIEKRNHLRAQIRRAERLTNVSITSALELAHKESEDVATKELDRFLDEVRGQVQSRLEANDRWVLTEGITLNGKRTWHTDRKMNAASYFEERIAERALRSSFDISSPSRAHVSDALKTVLTDGSPKFVYRTDIRGCFESIPHAGLLEMLEANRELPRRVVKQVRNLLSDYSAIVGSAVGLPRGVGISSVLTEVYLSALDRQIEEQLLPAFWCRYVDDIVVVTSAERGRDASKVIKSAVKNLSLALNASKTISFASGTPRTFTFLGYQYSWPSGSLLVQMSSKRSKRMRLRLERAFDAYSSSTSPARGDLLIKRVRFLTRNVRLSNNKRNALTGIYFSNSQLDTPSRQLQALDRRLSALTKQRVSEPGIFQLIHQESFAGGFVSKRFLVLTPEEMTRVTAIWIDLE encoded by the coding sequence GTGCTCACGACGTGGGATGATGCGCTGCGACTTGCAATCGAGAAGCGGAACCACCTCCGCGCGCAGATCCGCCGGGCCGAGCGACTCACCAATGTGAGCATCACATCCGCGCTCGAACTCGCCCATAAAGAAAGCGAGGACGTTGCGACAAAGGAGCTGGACAGGTTTCTTGACGAAGTGCGCGGACAAGTTCAATCCAGACTTGAAGCAAATGACCGTTGGGTGCTGACCGAGGGCATAACTCTCAATGGTAAAAGAACCTGGCACACCGACCGCAAGATGAACGCTGCCTCCTATTTCGAGGAGCGCATTGCCGAACGAGCACTTCGTTCTTCGTTTGACATCTCATCGCCAAGCCGGGCGCATGTTTCTGACGCTCTCAAAACCGTTCTGACCGACGGGTCGCCAAAGTTTGTGTATAGAACGGACATTAGGGGGTGCTTCGAAAGCATTCCGCACGCCGGGTTACTCGAGATGCTTGAAGCTAATCGCGAACTTCCGCGACGAGTGGTCAAGCAAGTGAGGAATCTGCTGTCCGATTACAGCGCAATTGTCGGAAGTGCAGTTGGGTTACCGCGAGGGGTTGGTATCAGCAGTGTGCTAACGGAGGTGTATTTGTCGGCACTCGATCGACAGATCGAGGAGCAGTTGTTACCAGCTTTCTGGTGTCGATACGTCGACGACATAGTGGTGGTGACGTCCGCCGAGCGCGGCCGGGACGCGTCGAAGGTCATTAAGTCCGCTGTGAAAAATCTGTCGCTAGCTCTGAATGCGTCGAAAACAATCTCCTTCGCTAGTGGCACTCCTCGCACTTTCACATTTTTGGGCTATCAATACTCGTGGCCCTCAGGGTCACTGCTAGTACAAATGTCCAGCAAGCGATCTAAAAGGATGCGGCTTCGTTTGGAACGGGCATTCGACGCCTACTCCTCATCGACCTCGCCGGCACGCGGTGATTTGTTAATCAAGCGTGTCCGCTTTTTGACCCGTAATGTGCGTCTGAGCAACAACAAACGAAACGCCTTGACGGGGATCTACTTTTCAAACTCGCAATTAGACACGCCGTCGCGGCAGTTGCAAGCTTTAGATAGACGATTGAGCGCGCTCACGAAGCAGCGCGTGAGCGAACCGGGCATTTTTCAACTCATCCATCAGGAGAGCTTTGCAGGGGGTTTTGTCAGCAAGCGTTTTTTAGTCCTGACGCCGGAAGAAATGACCAGAGTAACTGCGATTTGGATCGACCTTGAGTAA
- the nrdF gene encoding class 1b ribonucleoside-diphosphate reductase subunit beta, producing MTLTDPVHATGKSIPLISAVSAINWNRIQDDKDVEVWNRLVNNFWLPEKVPLSNDVQSWNTLTPEEQQLTMRVFTGLTLLDTIQGTVGAISLIPDAITPHEEAVYTNIAFMESVHAKSYSSIFSTLASTPEIDDAFRWSTENPNLQKKAQIVLDYYTGDDPLKRKVASTLLESFLFYSGFYLPMYWSSRAKLTNTADLIRLIIRDEAVHGYYIGYKFQKGLEGASEERKQEIKDYTFNLLFELYENEVQYTQDLYDGVGLTEDVKKFLHYNANKALMNLGYEPMFPKETTDVNPAILSALSPNADENHDFFSGSGSSYVIGKAVVTEDEDWDF from the coding sequence ATGACCCTCACCGACCCGGTCCACGCCACGGGCAAGTCCATCCCGCTGATCAGCGCGGTCAGTGCCATCAACTGGAACCGCATCCAGGACGACAAGGACGTCGAGGTCTGGAACCGGCTGGTCAACAACTTCTGGCTGCCCGAGAAGGTGCCGCTGTCGAACGACGTGCAGTCGTGGAACACGCTCACGCCGGAGGAGCAGCAGCTCACCATGCGGGTCTTCACCGGCCTGACGCTGCTCGACACGATCCAGGGCACCGTCGGCGCGATCAGCCTGATCCCCGACGCGATCACCCCGCACGAAGAGGCCGTCTACACGAACATCGCGTTCATGGAGTCGGTGCACGCGAAGAGCTACTCGTCGATCTTCTCGACGCTCGCCTCGACGCCCGAGATCGACGACGCCTTCCGCTGGTCCACGGAGAACCCGAACCTGCAGAAGAAGGCCCAGATCGTCCTCGACTACTACACGGGTGACGACCCCCTGAAGCGCAAGGTCGCCTCGACGCTGCTCGAGTCGTTCCTGTTCTACTCCGGCTTCTACCTGCCGATGTACTGGTCCAGCCGGGCGAAGCTCACCAACACCGCCGACCTGATCCGCCTGATCATCCGCGACGAGGCCGTGCACGGGTACTACATCGGGTACAAGTTCCAGAAGGGCCTTGAGGGCGCCTCCGAGGAGCGCAAGCAGGAGATCAAGGACTACACGTTCAACCTGCTCTTCGAGCTCTACGAGAACGAGGTGCAGTACACGCAGGACCTCTACGACGGTGTCGGGCTGACCGAGGACGTCAAGAAGTTCCTGCACTACAACGCCAACAAGGCGCTGATGAACCTGGGCTACGAGCCGATGTTCCCCAAGGAGACGACGGACGTGAACCCGGCGATCCTGTCGGCGCTGTCGCCGAACGCGGACGAGAACCACGACTTCTTCTCGGGGTCTGGCTCGTCGTACGTCATCGGCAAGGCCGTCGTGACGGAGGACGAGGACTGGGACTTCTGA
- the nrdE gene encoding class 1b ribonucleoside-diphosphate reductase subunit alpha, whose translation MDYHSLNAMLNLYDADGNIQFDKDREAAKQFFLQHVNQNTVFFHNLKERLDYLVENEYYEAATIEQYSLDFIQQLNDLAYSKKFRFQTFLGAFKYYTSYTLKTFDGKRYLERFEDRVVMTALGLAQGNEQLAIDLVEEIIAGRFQPATPTFLNTAKAQRGELVSCFLLRIEDNMESISRGINSSLQLSKRGGGVALLLSNIREAGAPIKQIENQSSGIIPVMKLLEDSFSYANQLGARQGAGAVYLSAHHPDIMKFLDTKRENADEKIRIKTLSLGVVVPDITFELAKNNEDMYLFSPYDVEKVYGMPFGDVPISENYRAMVDDSRIKKTKIKARDFFTTIAEIQFESGYPYIVFEDTVNKANPIKGRINMSNLCSEILQVNTPTTFNEDLSYKEIGKDISCNLGSLNIALTMDSPDFGKTIETAIRGLTSVSQMSHISSVRSVEDGNDKSHAIGLGQMNLHGYLARERVFYGSDEGIDFTNIYFYTVLFHALRASNNIAIETGETFDGFRDSKYASGEFFDKYTDQTWTPATQRVASLFDDANITIPTQDDWKALKASIQEHGIYNQNLQAVPPTGSISYINHSTSSIHPIASKIEIRKEGKLGRVYYPAPFMTNDNLDYYQDAYEIGAEKIIDTYAAATQHVDQGLSLTLFFKDTATTRDINKAQIYAWRKGIKTIYYIRLRQLALEGTEVEGCVSCML comes from the coding sequence ATGGACTACCACTCCCTCAACGCGATGCTCAACCTCTACGACGCGGACGGGAACATCCAGTTCGACAAGGATCGTGAGGCCGCCAAGCAGTTCTTCCTGCAGCACGTCAACCAGAACACCGTCTTCTTCCACAACCTGAAGGAGCGGCTCGACTACCTGGTCGAGAACGAGTACTACGAAGCCGCGACGATCGAGCAGTACTCGCTCGACTTCATCCAGCAGCTCAACGACCTGGCGTACTCGAAGAAGTTCCGGTTCCAGACGTTCCTCGGTGCGTTCAAGTACTACACGAGCTACACGCTCAAGACGTTCGACGGCAAGCGCTACCTCGAGCGCTTCGAGGACCGCGTCGTGATGACCGCCCTCGGCCTGGCGCAGGGCAACGAGCAGCTCGCGATCGACCTCGTCGAGGAGATCATCGCCGGCCGATTCCAGCCCGCGACCCCGACGTTCCTCAACACCGCGAAGGCCCAGCGCGGCGAGCTCGTCTCCTGCTTCCTCCTCCGCATCGAGGACAACATGGAGTCGATCTCGCGCGGGATCAACTCGTCGCTGCAGCTCTCGAAGCGCGGCGGTGGCGTGGCCCTGCTGCTCTCCAACATCCGCGAGGCCGGCGCCCCGATCAAGCAGATCGAGAACCAGTCGTCGGGCATCATCCCCGTGATGAAGCTGCTGGAAGACTCCTTCTCGTACGCGAACCAGCTCGGCGCGCGTCAGGGTGCCGGTGCCGTCTACCTGTCGGCGCACCACCCCGACATCATGAAGTTCCTCGACACCAAGCGCGAGAACGCGGACGAGAAGATCCGCATCAAGACGCTGTCGCTCGGTGTCGTCGTGCCGGACATCACGTTCGAGCTCGCGAAGAACAACGAGGACATGTACCTGTTCTCGCCGTACGACGTCGAGAAGGTCTACGGGATGCCCTTCGGCGACGTCCCGATCTCCGAGAACTACCGCGCGATGGTCGACGACTCGCGCATCAAGAAGACGAAGATCAAGGCGCGTGACTTCTTCACGACCATCGCCGAGATCCAGTTCGAGTCGGGCTACCCGTACATCGTGTTCGAGGACACGGTGAACAAGGCCAACCCGATCAAGGGTCGGATCAACATGTCCAACCTGTGCTCGGAGATCCTGCAGGTCAACACGCCGACGACCTTCAACGAGGACCTGTCCTACAAGGAGATCGGCAAGGACATCTCCTGCAACCTCGGCTCGCTGAACATCGCGCTGACGATGGACTCGCCGGACTTCGGCAAGACCATCGAGACCGCGATCCGCGGCCTGACCTCGGTCTCGCAGATGTCGCACATCTCGTCGGTCCGCTCCGTCGAGGACGGCAACGACAAGTCGCACGCCATCGGCCTCGGCCAGATGAACCTGCACGGCTACCTCGCTCGTGAGCGCGTGTTCTACGGCTCCGACGAGGGCATCGACTTCACGAACATCTACTTCTACACGGTGCTGTTCCACGCCCTGCGCGCCTCGAACAACATCGCGATCGAGACGGGGGAGACGTTCGACGGCTTCCGCGACTCGAAGTACGCGTCGGGCGAGTTCTTCGACAAGTACACCGACCAGACCTGGACGCCGGCGACCCAGCGCGTCGCCTCGCTGTTCGACGACGCGAACATCACGATCCCGACGCAGGACGACTGGAAGGCGCTGAAGGCGTCCATCCAGGAGCACGGCATCTACAACCAGAACCTGCAGGCCGTCCCGCCGACCGGGTCGATCTCGTACATCAACCACTCGACGTCGTCGATCCACCCGATCGCGTCGAAGATCGAGATCCGCAAGGAAGGCAAGCTCGGTCGCGTCTACTACCCGGCGCCGTTCATGACGAACGACAACCTGGACTACTACCAGGACGCGTACGAGATCGGTGCCGAGAAGATCATCGACACCTACGCGGCTGCCACCCAGCACGTCGACCAGGGCCTGTCGCTGACGCTGTTCTTCAAGGACACCGCCACCACGCGCGACATCAACAAGGCCCAGATCTACGCATGGCGCAAGGGCATCAAGACGATCTACTACATCCGTCTGCGCCAGCTCGCCCTCGAGGGCACCGAGGTCGAGGGCTGCGTCAGCTGCATGCTGTAG
- the nrdI gene encoding class Ib ribonucleoside-diphosphate reductase assembly flavoprotein NrdI: MSRLVYFSSVSGYTARFVEKLGRDADRIPLLPSDPFLHADEPYVLVLPTYGGGNGQGAVPKQVIKFLNDERNRSLIRGVIVGGNTNFGEAYGLAGDVIAEKCGVPLLYRFELFGTPDDVQAVNSGLDAFWTQQLQTSI; encoded by the coding sequence ATGAGTCGCCTCGTCTACTTCTCGAGCGTGTCCGGCTACACGGCCCGCTTCGTCGAGAAGCTCGGCCGTGACGCGGACCGCATCCCGCTCCTCCCGAGCGACCCGTTCCTCCACGCGGACGAGCCGTACGTGCTCGTGCTGCCCACCTACGGTGGCGGCAACGGTCAGGGCGCGGTCCCCAAGCAGGTCATCAAGTTCCTCAACGACGAACGCAACCGCTCGCTCATCCGCGGTGTGATCGTCGGAGGGAACACGAACTTCGGCGAGGCCTACGGGCTCGCCGGGGACGTCATCGCCGAGAAGTGCGGCGTCCCGCTCTTGTACCGCTTCGAACTCTTCGGAACGCCTGACGACGTGCAGGCGGTCAACTCAGGATTGGATGCATTTTGGACGCAGCAGTTGCAGACGTCGATCTGA
- the nrdH gene encoding glutaredoxin-like protein NrdH, producing the protein MAVTVYTKPSCVQCTATYRALDNKGIQYEVLDVSADEAALEHVKSLGYMQAPVVVTDDDHWSGFRPDKIATLSAELA; encoded by the coding sequence ATGGCCGTCACCGTCTACACCAAGCCGTCCTGCGTCCAGTGCACCGCGACGTACCGCGCGCTCGACAACAAGGGCATCCAGTACGAGGTGCTCGACGTCTCCGCCGACGAAGCAGCGCTCGAGCACGTCAAGAGCCTCGGCTACATGCAGGCCCCCGTCGTCGTGACCGACGACGACCACTGGTCGGGCTTCCGTCCCGACAAGATCGCGACGCTCAGCGCCGAACTCGCGTGA